The genome window ATCCAGTCGCAATACTCCCTGTTGGTTTTCCCTAGAACTGCCTCACAGTATGATTCCGGATCGCTTGCTACTATCTGGGCTATGAGGCTGCGCATCTCTGGAGCACAGCCTGGATCGTAGACGCCTCCTTCTACCACATAGTACACACTGGTGAAGAGACAGGAGTTATCTGCTGGCACAACCCTCCTGGCGAGCACAGGCACGGCTTCCCTGACCGAGTTAGACATCGTTCTTTTAGCAACCACGGGCGAGTCAGTCTTGGCTTTGGACGTGTCCTCTTCAACGATCAGTGTATCGCCTGTCAAACACAGGAGGAGGGAGAATTGAGGGAAATCACAGCACcacagaacagtttgtgttggaagggaccttaaagctcacccagttccaacccctgccacaggcagggaccccttccactggagcagcttgctccaagcccctgtgtccaacctggccttgaacacttctacATGCAGACGGGATTTAAGGGCACTGCTGGTCCTAAACCAAAGCAACGCGGCTGCACTGTTGTAATTGCAGCTGTGCTCATTTACCCCACAGCACCGTATCCTGACGGGAAACCGCCTCTGCCAGCCCAGCCGGGGACACCGCAGCTTCTGGATCAAGCACACGGCGGAGGCTCCGCAGTACTCACCCACCgggccccagccctgccagcgCCGCGCTTTGCCTCCGGACCCTCGGCACGCAGGTAAAGCCACGACGGGCGCTGCCGGCGAGCAGGAAGCACCTCGAGCCGGGTGCTGACAGCTCCCGCCGGGGGAGGAACCGGCCCGACAGCCGGCTGATGAGGGGCGTGCTGGGCCGCAGCCTCTTTTAATTAAGCTAATTACACCCCATAAAGCGCTGGCTTCCGGCCCTCACCCGAGTGGATCCCGAGCTCGCCCAGCCGCCGCTCGCCGTCACTGAGGTCCAGGCTCCGCGGGGGGAAACCGAGCAGCAGCCGCTGCGCCGACACGGGAACGCCGGTGAGGGCGGCCAGCGCGGCCTGCATGTCGCGGAGCCGGGAGTGCGCCGTGAGCCCGGGCAGCGGGTGCGAGCCGCTCCGGGCCTTGCACCGCAGCCGGAGCATCCTCGGCGGGGCCGCCCCgcgcctcctcttcctcctcttcctccttttcctcctcctcctcctccccgaCCGGCTTCCGTCCTGCCCGCTCTCGCGAGACCTCCCGCCGCGCACCGTCATTGGCTGGGCCGCATCCAACCGGAGCGGCGGTGGGCGGCTCGGGGGGGAGCTGGGTGGTGGCGTAGCGGGGAGCGCCCGCCCTTGTGACGGAGACATTTGCATACGATTTGCATTTGTGGCGCGCCGGCGCGGAGCCATGTCGGCGGCGCGGCACGGCGGCGGCCCGCGGGGCAGGCCCGGGGCTCTGCGCGGCGGAGAGAAGCAGTGCTGTGAGTAACCGCGGCCCGGAGCGGGGCCTGCGCGCTGCCGCTGGGCAGGGCTCGAAGCCCTGTGTTTGATTCAAGGATAGCGCTTAAAACTGCGCGCGTTTTCCTCAACCCGCCTTTCCCCCCCGTCCGCGGGCGCGCAGCCGGTGCCCGGTGCCCTGCCTGTGCCCTCCCGAGGGTGCTGGGCGCCGCTTATCCCCGtcctcctttccctgcctcCTTGCGCTGCTCCGCTCCCGGCTCCTGGGCTCGGGCTGTTTTCTGCCAGAACGTGAGTGTTTTACTTAAAGCAGCGCTCGCCCTTGGCGGCTCCTGCCCGGTCGGTAAATAGCTTTAAAGCTAAAGGTTGGTATTAGTCCCATTAGTTCAGCGGCTGCGCCGGGGCTAATGCGGCTCATTACCTGACACCCGGGAGACCGCAGAGTGGTTAATGAGCGGTGAGGGCACCAGGGAGCCCGTTAGCAGATGCGCGGTGGGGTCTGAGCATCGGGGAGACCGGAGAATGGAAGAACCCCGGGGTGGGAAGGGCGTTCtgatcatctggtccaatctTTTTAGGCAAAGCGTGACCTAGTCTgaatgtcccagcaccctgtccagccaaatcttaaTGCCCAACGCTTTCCTGGGGAgattatatttttcttgctgGGCAAAGTTTTCCTCTTGCCCCATGGGTAACTTGTACTCGCTACcccttgtttttcctgtgtgatTCTTTGCAAAAGAAGAGTCTCCATCTCcctggaatcatggaatggtttgtgttggaagggagcttaaagctcatccagttccaaccctctgcacGGGCATGGGcactttccactggagcagcttgctccaagcccctgtgtccaacctggccttgagcactgccagggatggggcagccacagcttctctgggcaccctatgccagcgcctcagcaccctcacagggaagagcttctgcctaagagctcagctcagtctcccctcgggcaggttaaagcctgacaacagctccgtgtccttcTTATGCCAGGGACCCTTGTTGGCTTTGtagtttccttttaaatactgGCACAAGCCGGGCAGCTCTGCATGGCTTTGGGTTGGGGCTTGGTTCTTGCTCTCAAATACTCTGCGATGCTGCTGATGCTcctgggttggttttgggtttgcaGCATGGGCTTCCTACATGACCAACTCCCCAACGCTGATCGTGATGATCGGCCTGCCCGCACGCGGCAAGACCTACGTGTCCAAGAAGCTCACCCGCTACCTCAACTGGATCGGGGTGCCCACCAAAGGTGTGTGCTGGGACTGCCCTTGTGTGGGGCTGGTTCTGCCCTGCGCAGAAAGCACCGTGAGAtctgcctgtgcagtgctgtcaGTCTCACGTGCTtgtctttttgtgtgtgaagTGTTTAACTTAGGAGTGTATCGCCGGGAAGCGGTGAAGTCTTACAAGTCCTATGACTTCTTCAGGCACGACAACAAGGAAGCCATGGAAATCCGCAAGTAAGTTGGCATCAAGGGGCAGAAGTGTTCCGTGGTGGTCTGGTTAGTCTCAGGTCTTGGCAGGCTCTTTATTTCAGGAGCACAAATTAGCTCTGATTGAAACCAGGGGATGAGGCAGCACAGCGCATGCAGGgaccctgccacaagcaggttTTAGGCAGAGGTGCCTTATGATCACTGGGGTTCTTAGGGACACAGGGGTGGGTGCTCCATGGGCAGAGGGAGAAGGTATTCAGACAGCTTTGCTGTTTGAATGCTTTCCATCAGCTCTAAGAGtacttctttctctcttgcagGCGATGTGCCTTGGTGGCTCTACAAGACGTGAAGGCATATCTCTTGGAGGAGTGTGGGCAAATAGCTGTAAGGCTTTGCTGCACTGAATATGAGTTAATGTTTGGGtagcttagaatcatagaatagttcgggttggaagggacctcaagatcatccagttccaacccccctgccatgggcagggtcccCTCACtccaaaccatcccacacaaggcttcatccaacctggccttgaacaccgccagggatggagcactcacaacctccctgggcaaccgattccagtgcctcaccaccctaacagggaagaatttactcgttatatccaatctaaacttcccctgttttaagttttaacccgttagcTTAAAGCTGCCCAGGTTATTTGGGGACCCGATTGTTACCCACagtgttttggggctggtttAAAAGCCTTAGATGAAGTCGCTCATTGTTGCTTACTCATTTTCTGGTAGGTGTTTGATGCGACCAACACCACTCGAGAAAGACGGGACCTGATACTAAGTTTTgctaaagaaaatgctttcaagGTAGTGGTGCTGCTGTGTTCAATTTGTAGTTGCTGCACCGAGGGGCATTactgctccctggggcaggagcGCTTGAGTTTTGATCCAGGGTAGAGTTCTTGACTCTCTGAAATATGCTTCTTTGCCTTCTTTGTAGGTGTTTTTTGTGGAGTCCGTCTGTGACGATCCAGAAGTCATTGCTGCCAATATCCTGGTGCGTGCTGCATTTACCAAGCTTGGCTGCCTGTGCCTTCTGAGGGTGCTCAGTACAAGGTCATGAGCCACAGTAGCTTACAGCCATGTCTGCAAATGCCTTGCTCTTACGTTTCACCTAAATAAGCAGCTGTAAGGTTTGCAGCTTTAGAAAAGCTAAAGATGCAGTTAGGCTCTGTGAGAAGGTGGAAATCAAACGGAGCTGAGAAATGTTTGACCTTGAAGTGTGCTTTCTTGTCGAGGGGAGGCGAGCAGCAAGGCAGCTGCGTCTGTCAGAGGGCCAAGCACCACAGCGCCTTCAGAGTTGCCCTTTGTTTCCTCTCCAGGAGCAGGTTTTTTCCACAGGGCAGGGTTAAACAATGCCTGTTTGTTTCCAAGGGGAAGAATAATGTTATTCAGCTTTGCCTTTGTTCCCCGGGTGAGTTTACTTAACTCTCACAAAGCGGTGCTGTCTGTTATCAGGAGGTGAAGGTTTCCAGCCCTGACTACCCAGAGAGAAACAGGGAGAACGTGATGGATGATTTCCTGAAGAGGATAGAGTGCTACAAGGTCACTTACCAGCCTCTGGATCCTGATGCCTATGACAAGTAAGCAAAGCCCTGGGGTGCATTTATCCCTGCACACATGAGCTGCTTCgctttgttgctgctgttctctGGCTCCGGATGCTATAATGTGTCTGCTGGAGCCTCTGCTCTCCAAAAGTGCCTGTGTGAAGGTGATTCCCAGGTGATTTGAAAGGGTTTTTCTCTAGTGTACTGCAGTGTAATGCAGCTCCTTGTGTAAGCAGTTCAGTGTCTCTTCTGTCTGCTGGAGCGACCCAGTGGTAGTGCTGATGCCTTTACTAGAGGATTTATAGCTAGATTACACCCGCAGATGCCCGTGCTTCATATTTAAAACCAGTCGTGTGGGTGTTCTTATCTTATGTTGACTCCAGAGATCTTTCCTTCATTAAAGTGATCAATGTGGGACAGCGGTTCCTAGTAAACAGAGTCCAAGATTACATCCAGAGTAAAATCGTCTATTACCTAATGAACATTCATGTCCAGCCGCGTACCATCTACCTTTGCCGACATGGTGAGAGTGAATATAATCTTGTTGGCAAGATTGGTGGGGATTCTGGTCTGTCACCTCGTGGCAAGCAGGTAAGTGTTTGGCAGCACCTGGGTTGCCGTACGTGTTGTGTGACCAGAGCCGGGCTCTGCATCCGACTCCTGCGAGGGGCAGCCCCGCAGATGGATCTTGCTGCAACAGCCACGGCCCTTGAAATGATGCTCTGAAGagtggcagcagctcctgctccctcctAACCTCCCCTGGCTTTTTCTCCAGTTTGCTCAGGCGCTGAAGAAGTTCATTGAAGAGCAGGAAATCGTTGACCTGAAGGTGTGGACGAGCCAGCTGAAAAGGACGATCCAGACGGCCGAGTCCCTGGGGGTCATGTACGAGCAGTGGAAGATTCTCAACGAGATCGATGCTGTGAGTGAAGTCCTGATCAAAGCTTTAAGCTTTCCTGGGTGGAAAATAATGCTTAAAACCAAATTTACAATGATAAAATGGCCATTTCTTGTTCATCTCTAACCATGTCCATGTATAATGTACTCCAGCCATCATAGATCTTAGGAGCacagagtagtttgggttggaagggaccgtaaagctcatccagtcccagcccctgccacgggcagggaccccttcccctggagcagcttgctccaagcccctgtgtccaacctggccttgagcactgccagggatggggcagccacagcttctctgggcaccctgtgccagcgcctcagcaccctcacagggaagagcttctgcctaagagctcatctcagtctcccctcgggcaggttcaagccattccccttggcctgtccctacaggcccttgtccagagcccctctccagatttttttgTCGGctcctttaggtattggaagccCATTGGTGTGGCCATGGTAGATACACTGTCTATCATTTTCATCACATAAAGGAATTGTTCATCTCAGCcagttgccttttcttttctctttgttgcATCTCCTCTGTTGAAATGGGGTGGGTTGTAACAAGTTGTTCTTTCCTCAGGGGGTATGTGAAGAAATGACCTATGGAGAAATTGAAGTCAAGTATCCAGATGAGTTTGCATTGAGAGATCAGGAGAAATACCTTTATCGCTATCCTGGAGGCGAGGTGAAGACCCTTAGAGAATAACAGTGATACAGTATATGTAAACCAAAGAGATACGTGTAGAATTGAAAGACTTGAcctgatttttcctttctctgccaaTATTTGTGTGAGAAATTGAAAACCTCAGGATCCCTAATTCTCTTTTAGAGAGAAGGTTCATCGATTTCCTTTATCATGGTGTGCAGATGATGCCTCTCAGCCAATGAATTGGGCCACTTGTCGAGTCCCTCGATGCCCCCCTTGGACATTGAGGGGCTTCTGCATCCCACGCATGTGGCCAAAGCCTGAATTTTCACCATGAAAAACGGAAAGAGGAATGTGGGTGTGGTGTGGAGCCGTTCCCGGGTTTACTTCACAGCCTTCAGTGCATAATTGactatttcatgtttttcttattGCACTCCCGAAGAGTTCCCAGTAATCCAAACCCTCCTGTAATCTGCGGTTTGCTGACCTTACGTTTCACCTTTTGCTGTTTGCCGTTTTCTCCCCCTGTGTTCACCAGATCATCCCTAAACGCCTGCGTTTTGATTCTGAAATTGATGATTTCCGGAAGGTGAAGCGGTGCtaaaattgctgctgctgctttaaaccGCTGTTTACGGCGCGCCTTGAAAAAATtcccattttgttttccagtcctACCAGGACTTGGTCCAGCGCCTGGAGCCGGTAATTATGGAGCTGGAAAGACAAGGCAACGTCCTCGTCATCTCCCACCAGGCGGTTATGAGGTGCCTGTTGGCTTATTTTCTTGACAAGAGTGCAGGTACAAAAATAAGCGAGTGGTGGAAGGGGCTggcttctctgctgcttcctttgcAGGGCGTCGGGGAGGGTGGCTTGTAATTGCTGTTTTGATTTCTCCCAAGGCAAGAGGtgcttaaaaaagcaaagcaaacattgCTCACAGCCTTTAACCATTGCAGTTCGGTGGGGCAGGGAGCAAGAAGCTCTCCCTGTGTGAAGTGCAGAAGAGCATGCTGCTGGCTCTCTCTGCTTAGCTGCTGTTTCACCAGCAGCACTTCTGTGTTCTATAGGGgactttattttaatgtaaaggGGAAGTTTTGTGGTGCATGGGGAGCCCAAAGGGTTGGCAGTTGTGCTGCGTTGCTGATTGATGCTGGTCCTTTGTGTGGCATACTCACTTGGAAGCTAGTTCCAGTGCAGGCTCCTTTATGATGCTCCAATGAGTGGCACTGGAGTTTAGTAAAGCCTTTAGTCAAGTTTACTGACCCTAAGTAGAACTCTTATGGGTCCGTGGCAGCTGCTGGTATGGTGCTTTCCTACCTGTGTGCAGCTGGAGAGGCTTCCTCTGATTGGCCCCATGTGTTGGGAATGGTGGGTTTGGTCCCATCCCACTGCTGCATCCAGTATTGCTATGTGGAATGTTCCCACCCAAAGCCTGGGCAGAGTGGGGTGGCTGGTGTGGGCAGCACCCCATAATACCCCATAATGCCTGCTTCTGTCCTAGATGAGCTGCCCTACCTGCGATGCCCTCTCCATACCATTCTGAAGCTCACACCTGTGGCATATGGTAAATAatgtcttttcttcccctggtgtgtatgtgtgtgtgaatcATAGGGTGGGTTgagttgggaaggaccttaagatcatctacttccaactgcctgccataggcagggaatCTGATGGCCAGGTTTGTGTGCATGTCTGGCAGCAGCCAGCTGAGCTGTAGAAGCTTCTGGTAGTGTATTTAATACATATAAAGGTTCTGGATTGTGGGAGGGTTTGGAGGGAGCAGTGGGAGAGGAGATATGTGGGTGCCAGGGTGTTTCCATCTCCTAAACAAGGGATAATTATCTCTGGATTTCAGCCATTGGTGAGGCTGTTTGTGCCTCCAGTTTGGGGTGCAGTCagttaaaaatggctttttttggATGGACCTGTAATCCCCATAACAGGGCTGAACAGTGAAGGTCAAAGCCAGAATGCAGCTCAAGTGTAAAATCCTACTTGTTTGAGCTGTCTTAGAAACTGGAACCCATTTATTGCTGCTCACTTTCCGTGCTGTTTccaatatgaaaataaaagatgtttaTTTCTTGAGTTACCCTTCCTCATATTAACTTCTCTTGTGGTAAAGGCTGTAAAGTGGAGACAATCACCCTGAACGTGGAAGCAGTGAACACCCACCGTGACAAACCCTGTCTGAACTCAGTAAGTTCTTGCTGCACAGCTCGGGCTTTATCCCATTCCAAAAGTAAGGACACTGAAACACTCCTCAGTACCTGCTGGAAGTGGCTGATTGCTGTCAGTGAGCACACAGGCTTGCTTCAGAAAGAATCCCCCCAAAAGCAGAGATAATAGGGGGTGGAATTAGTTTGTTTCCCAGGCCAGGGAGAGATGCTTTCCGAGCTATCGGAGTTCCTGGTCTTCTTAGTTAATGGAGTTCGTTGCTTGTTTCTGTTAATGGTGATAACCTCAAAAGGAGTTGCCAGAATGCTtggaagtgatttatttttccttcactgtcTTGATGAGCTTTTCTCTTTGTAAAGCTGCTATTGGGGTAAGGCTGGGTTCTAGGGGTGGCTCTTGGTGGCTCTCACAGCCCTTGAGGGGCAGGAACAGGGGGGTTTTCCCTTGTAAAACACACAAGAAATCAGCAGAGACAAGTACCTGGGGCAAAGCAAGACTGCGGTGTTCCTAAACTTTGTATGTATTGGAGGCAGAAGGAGATGGGCCCAGTTTATTTCCCTTGCACCATGAATCCTCTTAGAGCAGCGGTGGAAACACTTCAGGCTTTGGCTTTATTTCTGAACTCCTGTCTCCCTTTACTTCAATAACCACTCAGCCATCCACCTTGCAGATGCACCGCGTAATTATGTGCTGAGCCTGTGGAAGCTGCTGTTACTGTAGGTGCTTGCTTTTGTAAATGCAGCTTTGCAAAGGGATTGATCCATCAGGGAATGGTGCGTAGTGATTGCCTGTAGTTAGCTCCCCCAGTTAAAGAGCATGaaccagctctctgctgtgctagCTCACAGGAAATCAAAATGCATCACATCTAAAGTTCTTTTGGTATGTTTAGGCTTTTTAGCTGCCTCTTGTTGTGCTGTATAAAGAGCTATTGGTTGATTGCCTGGGATATGGTTGTTTTTTGTGTCCCAATATAAAACCCCCTATGCCAAGGGACCATAAATGAGGAGTGGAGAGCCTAGGAACCTGCATCTGTGGCTGGAGGGTTTGTGGAGCTAAATCCAGCCGATTGCAAAACGCTAAACTGAGGATACTCAGCAAGGTTTTTGTGCCCGGTCCCATGCTGGTGGTTTCCAGTCAGTCATTTATCACTTTGCAACTTCTGTGTGGTGCCTGTGTTGAAATCATTGCTTACCTGGAGGAGTGGGAGGCTGTGTCTGTTGTTCTTGGCTTTACTCGGGCAATGTGGCTGCTTTGGGGGAGAAGAAACACTAAGAACGGAAAGTTTTTCTATGTCTAATCGTGCTTTTTCCCCCCTAAATTAATtgtggggaggaaaggaaaataaacccccaaatgAACCAAAAAACCCCTCCCTGAGCAATgctaagcaaaaaaacccaaagggaatTGAAACTGCTCAGAAATAGACTTTTCAGTGGCCTCCGAGGCAGATCAGCCAAGAGAGCGGGGTGCTTCCcgctgctggtgctgtgcagggGAAGGCACGGGGAGGTGTGTGCCGCTGTGGATGCCTTTGTAAACTGTGGTTCCCCTTTTCATTCCTTGTGATTCCCTCCACCCGGGATCAGAACAAGCTTCCTGCCGGCCAAAGCCCTGTCAGGATGAGAAGGAACAGCTTTACGCCGCGGGCCAGCGCGGACACGGTAAAGCGCCCGCGCCATTACAGCGTTGGGAGCAAACCTCTCGACCTCGTGGGGCCTTTCCCATCCTTGGAAGCTCGAGATGGGGCcgaccagcagcagctgcaagtTGAGGTCCAGGTGGTACCTTCTCTGTGTTTCCCTTCCCCACCATCACCCGCAGCTGTCAGTGGTTCTGTCTGGAATGCAGCCCATTCCCAGGGTCTTGGTTTCCGTGTAAGAATCCTCCTGGATTAGACACTCATAAACCCAAAAGTCACCCCATTAAACTAGAAGAGTGGTGCCAAAGGCTTTCAGAACCAGGTTGGTTGGGCCTTGGAACAACCTgatttagtggaaggtgtccctgcccatggcagggggttggaactggatgcgCTTTgcggtcccttccaacccaagccattctatgatcaccaggctttgtgcaggtgagtTTACATCAGTGCAGTAGGGTTTTGGCAGGGTGGTTGATTCTGGGTGATGCTTTCTGGCAAAAACCCAATTGGAAGGAGTTACAAATGTCTTCTTTGTCTAAATTAGATGCTGCAGCCAAATGTTGCTCCAGTCCCTGGTAGGAAATACTTGCATCGTGACTTTGTCACTGCCTGTTTTTCTGCAGATCCCAATGTCAGCAGCTTGTTGAACAAAGTTTGGGCTCTTTGGGTGCCCAGAGTAAAGCAGCTTTGGGTGCTTGTTGTTTCATCTGCCTTAAAAAGGCACCAAGGCCCTCATCTTGTTGGATTAAAAGCCccatttgtttctttgctcAGTTAAACTTGTTTTGCTGTTAAATGAGGTGTTAAATGAGGTTAAATTGAGGTGTGTGCCTGGGAGAGCGCAGGCAAAGAGGCTTGGAGGGGACTTTGAGGAGGTCTTGGCTGGGTCCTACAGGGTCATAGAAGTTAGGGTGGGAAAGAACCTATGTTGTAATGTGCAGAGTAATGTGCACATCATGTGTGTGTTGTAATGTGCAGAGACAGCCATTACCAGAGCTGTTTAATCTTGGATACTTTAGAGGTTAATGTTTCCCCAGCTATTAGTGAGCCCagcttcccccccttccctcagAGTGAGTGGCCAGAGAGTAAAGGAAGGGGTGATGCAGCACGGGTGAACATTGCTGGTGTTTCCATACTCAGTttagagcatgaggctcaggcaTCCCCAAAATCCCAGGGCTCTGGTGGGCTGAACCAGCCAGGGCTTTGCATTGAGGTGGATTTGAGCCACAGCAATTCTGGGTGATGTCTCAGCTGGAGAGGACCTT of Lathamus discolor isolate bLatDis1 chromosome 19, bLatDis1.hap1, whole genome shotgun sequence contains these proteins:
- the YOD1 gene encoding ubiquitin thioesterase OTU1, coding for MLRLRCKARSGSHPLPGLTAHSRLRDMQAALAALTGVPVSAQRLLLGFPPRSLDLSDGERRLGELGIHSGDTLIVEEDTSKAKTDSPVVAKRTMSNSVREAVPVLARRVVPADNSCLFTSVYYVVEGGVYDPGCAPEMRSLIAQIVASDPESYCEAVLGKTNREYCDWIRREETWGGAIEVSILSKFYQCEICVVDTQTVRIDRFGEDAGYTKRVLLIYDGIHYDPLERKIPDSDIPPQTIFSTSDDIVLAQALELADEARRKRQFTDVNHFTLRCMVCQKGLTGQVEAREHAKETGHTNFGEV
- the PFKFB2 gene encoding 6-phosphofructo-2-kinase/fructose-2,6-bisphosphatase 2 isoform X1 translates to MSAARHGGGPRGRPGALRGGEKQCSWASYMTNSPTLIVMIGLPARGKTYVSKKLTRYLNWIGVPTKVFNLGVYRREAVKSYKSYDFFRHDNKEAMEIRKRCALVALQDVKAYLLEECGQIAVFDATNTTRERRDLILSFAKENAFKVFFVESVCDDPEVIAANILEVKVSSPDYPERNRENVMDDFLKRIECYKVTYQPLDPDAYDKDLSFIKVINVGQRFLVNRVQDYIQSKIVYYLMNIHVQPRTIYLCRHGESEYNLVGKIGGDSGLSPRGKQFAQALKKFIEEQEIVDLKVWTSQLKRTIQTAESLGVMYEQWKILNEIDAGVCEEMTYGEIEVKYPDEFALRDQEKYLYRYPGGESYQDLVQRLEPVIMELERQGNVLVISHQAVMRCLLAYFLDKSADELPYLRCPLHTILKLTPVAYGCKVETITLNVEAVNTHRDKPCLNSNKLPAGQSPVRMRRNSFTPRASADTVKRPRHYSVGSKPLDLVGPFPSLEARDGADQQQLQVEVQVVPSLCFPSPPSPAAVSGSVWNAAHSQGLGFRVRILLD
- the PFKFB2 gene encoding 6-phosphofructo-2-kinase/fructose-2,6-bisphosphatase 2 isoform X2 gives rise to the protein MSAARHGGGPRGRPGALRGGEKQCSWASYMTNSPTLIVMIGLPARGKTYVSKKLTRYLNWIGVPTKVFNLGVYRREAVKSYKSYDFFRHDNKEAMEIRKRCALVALQDVKAYLLEECGQIAVFDATNTTRERRDLILSFAKENAFKVFFVESVCDDPEVIAANILEVKVSSPDYPERNRENVMDDFLKRIECYKVTYQPLDPDAYDKDLSFIKVINVGQRFLVNRVQDYIQSKIVYYLMNIHVQPRTIYLCRHGESEYNLVGKIGGDSGLSPRGKQFAQALKKFIEEQEIVDLKVWTSQLKRTIQTAESLGVMYEQWKILNEIDAGVCEEMTYGEIEVKYPDEFALRDQEKYLYRYPGGESYQDLVQRLEPVIMELERQGNVLVISHQAVMRCLLAYFLDKSADELPYLRCPLHTILKLTPVAYGCKVETITLNVEAVNTHRDKPCLNSNKLPAGQSPVRMRRNSFTPRASADTVKRPRHYSVGSKPLDLVGPFPSLEARDGADQQQLQVEVQPQGGIACLEPSASITHEPLASPSTSE
- the PFKFB2 gene encoding 6-phosphofructo-2-kinase/fructose-2,6-bisphosphatase 2 isoform X3 — encoded protein: MSAARHGGGPRGRPGALRGGEKQCSWASYMTNSPTLIVMIGLPARGKTYVSKKLTRYLNWIGVPTKVFNLGVYRREAVKSYKSYDFFRHDNKEAMEIRKRCALVALQDVKAYLLEECGQIAVFDATNTTRERRDLILSFAKENAFKVFFVESVCDDPEVIAANILEVKVSSPDYPERNRENVMDDFLKRIECYKVTYQPLDPDAYDKDLSFIKVINVGQRFLVNRVQDYIQSKIVYYLMNIHVQPRTIYLCRHGESEYNLVGKIGGDSGLSPRGKQFAQALKKFIEEQEIVDLKVWTSQLKRTIQTAESLGVMYEQWKILNEIDAGVCEEMTYGEIEVKYPDEFALRDQEKYLYRYPGGESYQDLVQRLEPVIMELERQGNVLVISHQAVMRCLLAYFLDKSADELPYLRCPLHTILKLTPVAYGCKVETITLNVEAVNTHRDKPCLNSNKLPAGQSPVRMRRNSFTPRASADTVKRPRHYSVGSKPLDLVGPFPSLEARDGADQQQLQVEPQGGIACLEPSASITHEPLASPSTSE
- the PFKFB2 gene encoding 6-phosphofructo-2-kinase/fructose-2,6-bisphosphatase 2 isoform X4, whose product is MSAARHGGGPRGRPGALRGGEKQCSWASYMTNSPTLIVMIGLPARGKTYVSKKLTRYLNWIGVPTKVFNLGVYRREAVKSYKSYDFFRHDNKEAMEIRKRCALVALQDVKAYLLEECGQIAVFDATNTTRERRDLILSFAKENAFKVFFVESVCDDPEVIAANILEVKVSSPDYPERNRENVMDDFLKRIECYKVTYQPLDPDAYDKDLSFIKVINVGQRFLVNRVQDYIQSKIVYYLMNIHVQPRTIYLCRHGESEYNLVGKIGGDSGLSPRGKQFAQALKKFIEEQEIVDLKVWTSQLKRTIQTAESLGVMYEQWKILNEIDAGVCEEMTYGEIEVKYPDEFALRDQEKYLYRYPGGESYQDLVQRLEPVIMELERQGNVLVISHQAVMRCLLAYFLDKSADELPYLRCPLHTILKLTPVAYGCKVETITLNVEAVNTHRDKPCLNSRMAGLTV
- the PFKFB2 gene encoding 6-phosphofructo-2-kinase/fructose-2,6-bisphosphatase 2 isoform X5, with the protein product MTNSPTLIVMIGLPARGKTYVSKKLTRYLNWIGVPTKVFNLGVYRREAVKSYKSYDFFRHDNKEAMEIRKRCALVALQDVKAYLLEECGQIAVFDATNTTRERRDLILSFAKENAFKVFFVESVCDDPEVIAANILEVKVSSPDYPERNRENVMDDFLKRIECYKVTYQPLDPDAYDKDLSFIKVINVGQRFLVNRVQDYIQSKIVYYLMNIHVQPRTIYLCRHGESEYNLVGKIGGDSGLSPRGKQFAQALKKFIEEQEIVDLKVWTSQLKRTIQTAESLGVMYEQWKILNEIDAGVCEEMTYGEIEVKYPDEFALRDQEKYLYRYPGGESYQDLVQRLEPVIMELERQGNVLVISHQAVMRCLLAYFLDKSADELPYLRCPLHTILKLTPVAYGCKVETITLNVEAVNTHRDKPCLNSNKLPAGQSPVRMRRNSFTPRASADTVKRPRHYSVGSKPLDLVGPFPSLEARDGADQQQLQVEVQVVPSLCFPSPPSPAAVSGSVWNAAHSQGLGFRVRILLD